From the Serratia nematodiphila DZ0503SBS1 genome, one window contains:
- a CDS encoding FKBP-type peptidyl-prolyl cis-trans isomerase N-terminal domain-containing protein, translating to MTPRARKALLSLMIPLAFAPAVAAADDDVPALLQFAERYQRQDAPAADTVVTPSRETQKPASRPIQIRETAAQRKQLTQLQKALREKETRLEQQQAAIQSLQQELTALRVASSLTAADKPAPAPDLSALSDFASGVRQALNLTPQERKAQAQIAEAQAALARQKQQTAERDRRIALLEQRLAALPKPAENVRQQVWEEKLAAAQTANDKARQRYEQDKKAAAAELERQKAEAAKLTGELQRQLAQLQKEQGVQRQQEGQQEKSLKTALAQQQAEAAKLTGELQRQLAQLQKEQDLQRQQAEKQEKNLKMALEQQKTETAKATGELQQQLAALQKERDDQRQQAEQQENSLKAALAKQAIEAAKATEELQRQLAQLQEKNKTQTEQAKTLEQRLAAVTAESAQAAQKRDEATQRADKTAAELAAAHQAQQALQDELSGLRSRAKWLPEVKTLKKKPEQQSYAAGVALGRDIQTMLAERKNWGITPDKTVLLAGVIDTFNGHYQLSDAQLTRALAESEKAVNDARSQTAKRQTSKGEAFVAEFKKKKGTQKSPAGFWYRIDYAGDETIAENARVDIVVKESLTDGSVIQDMDRSGKVMSQPLSAYPPLFREAIGHLKNHGSLTMVVPPELAYGETGYAPQIPPNATMVYELRIVDAGNG from the coding sequence ATGACCCCTCGTGCAAGAAAGGCATTACTGAGCCTGATGATACCGCTGGCGTTTGCGCCAGCGGTGGCCGCGGCGGATGACGATGTGCCGGCGTTATTGCAGTTTGCCGAGCGTTATCAGCGGCAGGATGCACCGGCGGCTGATACCGTGGTTACCCCATCTCGGGAAACCCAAAAGCCGGCGTCCCGGCCGATTCAGATTCGTGAAACGGCTGCGCAGAGAAAGCAACTGACGCAGCTGCAAAAGGCGCTGCGTGAGAAAGAGACTCGATTGGAACAACAGCAAGCCGCTATTCAATCACTGCAGCAGGAGCTGACCGCGCTGCGCGTTGCGTCATCCCTGACGGCTGCCGATAAACCGGCACCTGCTCCCGATCTGAGCGCGTTGAGCGACTTCGCCAGCGGCGTGCGACAGGCGCTGAATCTGACGCCGCAGGAACGCAAGGCTCAGGCGCAGATCGCCGAAGCGCAAGCCGCGTTAGCGCGGCAAAAGCAACAAACCGCGGAGCGAGATCGGCGCATTGCCTTGCTGGAACAACGGCTGGCGGCCTTGCCTAAACCAGCGGAAAACGTTCGGCAGCAGGTTTGGGAGGAGAAGCTGGCGGCGGCGCAAACCGCCAACGATAAAGCGCGTCAGCGTTATGAACAGGACAAAAAAGCGGCCGCTGCTGAGCTGGAACGACAGAAGGCCGAAGCCGCCAAGTTGACGGGGGAACTGCAGCGGCAGCTGGCACAACTGCAGAAAGAACAGGGTGTCCAACGACAACAGGAGGGGCAACAAGAGAAAAGCCTGAAGACAGCGCTGGCGCAGCAACAGGCCGAAGCCGCCAAGTTGACGGGGGAACTGCAGCGGCAGCTGGCACAACTGCAGAAAGAACAGGATCTCCAACGCCAACAGGCCGAAAAACAGGAGAAAAACCTGAAGATGGCGCTGGAGCAGCAAAAGACCGAGACCGCCAAAGCGACGGGGGAACTTCAGCAGCAACTGGCAGCGCTGCAAAAAGAGCGTGATGACCAACGCCAGCAGGCCGAGCAGCAAGAGAACAGCCTGAAGGCGGCGCTGGCAAAGCAGGCGATAGAAGCCGCCAAAGCGACGGAGGAACTGCAGCGGCAGTTGGCGCAACTGCAGGAAAAAAACAAAACGCAAACCGAGCAGGCCAAAACGCTGGAACAACGTCTGGCGGCGGTGACGGCGGAAAGCGCGCAGGCAGCGCAGAAGAGGGATGAAGCGACGCAACGGGCGGATAAAACGGCGGCGGAGCTGGCTGCCGCCCATCAGGCTCAGCAAGCTTTGCAAGACGAACTGAGCGGGCTGAGATCGCGGGCCAAATGGTTGCCGGAGGTGAAAACGCTGAAGAAAAAGCCGGAACAACAGAGCTATGCTGCCGGCGTCGCCCTGGGGCGCGATATCCAAACGATGCTGGCGGAGCGTAAAAATTGGGGCATCACACCCGATAAAACCGTGCTGCTGGCCGGCGTGATCGATACCTTCAACGGCCATTACCAGTTGAGCGATGCGCAGCTGACCCGCGCATTGGCGGAGTCGGAAAAAGCGGTGAACGACGCCAGAAGCCAGACGGCGAAGAGGCAAACCAGCAAAGGCGAAGCGTTCGTTGCCGAGTTCAAAAAGAAGAAGGGCACGCAGAAGTCGCCAGCCGGCTTCTGGTATCGCATCGATTATGCGGGTGATGAAACCATTGCGGAAAACGCGCGGGTGGATATCGTGGTGAAAGAGAGCTTAACCGACGGCAGCGTGATCCAGGATATGGATCGCAGTGGAAAGGTGATGTCTCAGCCGCTTTCCGCCTATCCGCCGTTGTTCCGCGAGGCGATCGGCCATCTGAAAAATCACGGTTCGCTGACGATGGTGGTGCCTCCGGAGTTGGCGTACGGTGAAACGGGCTATGCGCCGCAGATCCCGCCGAACGCGACGATGGTGTATGAGCTGCGGATTGTCGATGCCGGCAACGGGTAA
- the cutC gene encoding copper homeostasis protein CutC has product MIKLEVCCFSVDCALTAERAGADRIELCASQSEGGLTPSYGTLRLARERVAIPVHPIVRPRGGDFCYGAVDFEVIKQDIRQIREMGFPGVVVGMLDDEGHIDLPRMREVMRLCEGMAVTFHRAFDMCQNPMVALEQLTELGVARILTSGQQQSAELGLPLLRDLRQASQGPVIMAGAGVRLSNLHKFVDIGLHELHSSSGHLVPSTMRYRKAGVTMCSDNEFDEFSHYCVDGEMVEAMKNALALVDPLAQSA; this is encoded by the coding sequence ATGATAAAACTGGAAGTTTGTTGCTTTAGCGTCGACTGTGCGCTGACGGCCGAACGGGCGGGCGCCGATCGCATCGAGTTGTGCGCCAGCCAGAGCGAAGGGGGATTGACGCCGAGCTATGGCACGCTGCGTCTGGCGCGTGAGCGGGTTGCGATCCCGGTGCATCCGATCGTTCGCCCGCGCGGTGGCGATTTCTGCTACGGCGCGGTGGATTTCGAAGTGATCAAACAAGATATCCGCCAAATTCGCGAGATGGGGTTCCCCGGCGTGGTGGTTGGCATGCTGGACGACGAAGGGCACATCGATCTGCCGCGCATGCGCGAAGTGATGAGGCTGTGCGAAGGCATGGCGGTGACGTTCCATCGCGCGTTCGATATGTGCCAGAATCCGATGGTGGCGCTGGAGCAACTGACCGAGCTGGGTGTGGCGCGCATTCTGACCTCCGGCCAGCAGCAGAGCGCCGAACTTGGCCTGCCGTTGCTGCGCGATTTGCGCCAGGCCAGCCAAGGCCCGGTGATCATGGCGGGTGCCGGCGTGCGCCTCAGCAATCTGCATAAGTTTGTCGATATCGGCCTGCATGAACTGCACAGCTCTTCCGGCCATCTGGTGCCGTCGACCATGCGTTATCGCAAGGCGGGCGTCACCATGTGTTCCGATAACGAATTTGACGAATTTAGCCATTATTGCGTGGATGGCGAAATGGTGGAGGCGATGAAAAACGCGCTGGCCTTGGTTGATCCTCTGGCGCAAAGCGCATAA
- the cmoB gene encoding tRNA 5-methoxyuridine(34)/uridine 5-oxyacetic acid(34) synthase CmoB, with translation MIEFGDFYQRIAKSPLSHWLDTLPAQLSAWQRESLHGKFKQWFNSVEHLPTLTPTRLDLLHGVRAEMEPGLSPGQREGVEKMLRTLMPWRKGPFSLYGIDIDTEWHSDWKWDRVLPHISPLAGRTILDVGCGSGYHLWRMIGAGAHFAVGIDPMQLFLCQFEAVRKLLGGDQRAHLLPLGIEQLPELAAFDTVFSMGVLYHRRSPLDHLYQLKNQLVAEGELVLETLVVEGDRHQVLVPGDRYAQMRNVYFIPSAEALKCWLEKCGFVDVKIADMCVTSLEEQRRTDWMTSESLAEFLDPNDRSKTVEGYPAPLRAVLTAKKP, from the coding sequence ATGATCGAATTCGGTGATTTCTATCAGCGCATTGCCAAGAGCCCCCTCAGCCACTGGCTGGATACGCTGCCCGCGCAGCTGAGCGCCTGGCAACGCGAATCGCTGCACGGCAAATTCAAGCAGTGGTTCAACTCGGTGGAGCATTTGCCGACGCTGACCCCCACCCGTCTCGATCTGCTGCACGGCGTGCGCGCTGAGATGGAGCCTGGCCTGTCACCGGGCCAGCGTGAAGGCGTCGAGAAAATGCTGCGCACCCTGATGCCGTGGCGTAAAGGGCCGTTCTCGCTGTATGGCATCGATATCGATACCGAATGGCATTCCGACTGGAAGTGGGATCGCGTGCTGCCGCACATCTCCCCGTTGGCCGGACGCACCATTCTCGACGTCGGCTGCGGTAGCGGTTATCACCTGTGGCGCATGATCGGCGCCGGCGCACACTTTGCCGTAGGCATCGATCCGATGCAGCTGTTCCTGTGCCAGTTCGAAGCGGTGCGCAAGCTGTTGGGCGGCGATCAGCGCGCCCACCTGCTGCCGCTCGGCATCGAGCAGTTGCCGGAACTGGCGGCATTCGACACCGTGTTCTCGATGGGGGTGCTGTATCACCGCCGCTCGCCGCTCGATCATCTGTATCAGTTGAAAAATCAGCTGGTAGCTGAAGGCGAACTGGTGCTGGAAACGCTGGTGGTGGAAGGCGATCGCCACCAGGTGCTGGTGCCGGGCGACCGTTATGCGCAGATGCGCAACGTGTATTTCATTCCTTCCGCCGAAGCGCTGAAATGCTGGCTGGAGAAATGCGGCTTCGTCGACGTGAAAATCGCCGATATGTGCGTCACCAGCCTCGAAGAACAGCGCCGTACAGACTGGATGACCAGCGAGTCGCTGGCTGAATTCCTCGACCCGAACGACCGCAGCAAAACGGTTGAAGGCTATCCTGCGCCGCTGCGCGCCGTATTGACCGCCAAAAAGCCCTAG